In a single window of the Sphingosinicella microcystinivorans genome:
- a CDS encoding M16 family metallopeptidase — translation MMRLSTLANGLRVATREMTGVETVSVGLFADIGSRHERARENGLAHLFEHMVFKGAGGRSARAIAEAIEDVGGELNAATSRETTVFSARLLADDLALGTGIIADLVRLPHFDGEELEREKRVVLQELGEARDTPGDIIFDNLQSVAFPGQPLGRSILGDEASVGGLDRADLTRWQQRYRPDGLILVAAGKVDHDMLVDLAAVRFGDLRHAEAALPEPAQFVGGLSADPRRFEQAHLALGFAAPRALAADYFAARLFAEAIGGGMSSRLFQSVREERGLAYSIYAAVQAFDDAGLFYIYLATERREAAAAMALVREELARAVRDLQPAELERARALVKAGLLMSLESTEGQASYVARQLALYGRLVEPAEVVAEIDAVTLDEARAAGARMLAGPSARASVGAAEKALAA, via the coding sequence ATGATGCGCCTCTCGACGCTCGCGAACGGGCTTCGCGTGGCGACGCGGGAGATGACGGGCGTCGAGACGGTGTCGGTGGGCCTGTTCGCGGACATCGGCTCGCGCCACGAGCGCGCGCGGGAGAACGGCCTCGCGCATCTGTTCGAGCACATGGTGTTCAAGGGCGCGGGCGGCCGCTCGGCGCGCGCCATCGCCGAGGCGATCGAGGACGTCGGCGGCGAACTCAATGCCGCGACGAGCCGCGAGACGACCGTGTTCTCCGCGCGGCTGCTCGCGGACGACCTCGCGCTCGGCACCGGCATCATCGCGGACCTCGTGCGCCTGCCGCATTTCGACGGCGAGGAGCTGGAGCGCGAGAAGCGCGTCGTGCTGCAGGAACTCGGCGAGGCGCGCGACACGCCGGGCGACATCATCTTCGACAATCTCCAGTCCGTCGCCTTCCCGGGCCAGCCGCTCGGCCGCTCGATCCTCGGCGACGAGGCGAGCGTCGGCGGTCTCGACCGCGCCGACCTCACCCGCTGGCAGCAGCGCTATCGGCCGGACGGGCTGATCCTCGTCGCGGCCGGGAAGGTCGATCACGACATGCTCGTCGATCTCGCCGCCGTGCGCTTCGGCGATCTTCGCCATGCCGAGGCCGCGCTTCCCGAGCCCGCGCAGTTCGTCGGCGGCCTTTCGGCGGACCCGCGCCGGTTCGAGCAGGCGCACCTCGCGCTCGGCTTCGCCGCGCCGCGCGCGCTCGCGGCCGATTATTTCGCCGCGCGGCTGTTCGCGGAGGCCATCGGCGGCGGCATGTCCTCTCGGCTGTTCCAGTCGGTGCGCGAGGAGCGGGGGCTTGCCTACAGCATCTACGCGGCGGTGCAGGCGTTCGACGATGCGGGCCTGTTCTACATCTATCTCGCCACCGAGCGGCGCGAGGCGGCGGCGGCGATGGCGCTCGTCCGCGAGGAGCTGGCGCGCGCCGTGCGCGATCTCCAGCCCGCCGAGCTGGAGCGCGCCCGCGCGCTGGTGAAGGCGGGGCTGCTCATGAGCCTCGAAAGCACCGAAGGGCAGGCGAGCTATGTCGCCCGCCAGCTCGCCCTCTACGGCCGCCTCGTCGAGCCTGCCGAGGTCGTGGCGGAGATCGACGCGGTGACGCTCGACGAGGCCCGCGCGGCGGGCGCGCGGATGCTCGCCGGACCGTCCGCGCGCGCGTCCGTGGGGGCGGCCGAGAAGGCGCTCGCCGCCTGA
- the thrC gene encoding threonine synthase, whose translation MRYISTRGGAPALDFRGVTLAGLASDGGLYVPEEWPVFSKDEIAALSGLSYADTAFAICRRFTGDSIADADLKRLIDEAYAGFSHAAVTPLVQLDERHFLLELFHGPTLAFKDVALQLLGLLFEHFLKDAGRHLTIVGATSGDTGSAAIQALAGREHVDVFMLHPEGRVSDVQRRQMTTVMAPNIHNIAISGTFDDAQAMVKRMFGDTDVTSRFEVSAVNSINWARLMAQVVYYFYAAVRLGAPHRAVAFSVPTGNFGDVFAGYVAARMGLPVARLIVATNINDILHRALSAGDYSAGTVTPTAAPSMDIQVSSNFERLLFDLADRDGAKLTAMMQAFDASKVLEIPADMRARAAERFASHRVDEDEMALTLRWASEKAGNVIDPHTAIGLAAARAADLDPAVPVVTLATAHPAKFRDAVERATGVRPVLPARVSGLFDREESFTALPGDYAAVRDFVTARATPR comes from the coding sequence ATGCGGTACATCAGCACGCGCGGGGGGGCACCCGCACTCGATTTTCGGGGCGTCACGCTCGCCGGTCTCGCGTCGGACGGCGGCCTCTACGTGCCGGAGGAATGGCCGGTCTTTTCGAAGGACGAGATCGCCGCGCTGTCCGGCCTCAGCTACGCCGACACGGCCTTCGCGATCTGCCGCCGCTTCACGGGCGATTCGATCGCCGATGCCGACCTCAAACGCCTGATCGACGAGGCCTATGCGGGCTTCAGCCACGCGGCGGTGACGCCGCTCGTGCAGCTCGACGAACGCCACTTCCTGCTCGAGCTGTTCCACGGCCCGACGCTGGCCTTCAAGGACGTGGCGCTGCAACTGCTCGGCCTGCTGTTCGAGCATTTCCTGAAAGACGCGGGGCGGCATCTCACCATCGTCGGCGCCACGTCCGGCGACACCGGTTCCGCGGCGATCCAGGCGCTCGCGGGCCGCGAGCATGTCGACGTGTTCATGCTGCACCCCGAGGGCCGCGTCAGCGACGTGCAGCGCCGCCAGATGACGACGGTGATGGCGCCCAACATCCACAACATCGCGATTTCCGGCACGTTCGACGACGCGCAGGCGATGGTGAAGCGCATGTTCGGCGACACCGACGTGACGAGCCGCTTCGAGGTGAGCGCGGTCAACTCGATCAACTGGGCGCGCCTGATGGCGCAGGTCGTCTATTATTTCTACGCCGCCGTCCGCCTCGGCGCGCCGCACCGCGCGGTCGCCTTCTCGGTGCCCACGGGCAATTTCGGCGACGTGTTCGCGGGTTATGTCGCAGCGCGCATGGGGCTGCCGGTGGCGCGGCTGATCGTGGCGACCAACATCAACGACATCCTGCACCGGGCGCTTTCCGCCGGAGACTATTCCGCCGGGACGGTGACGCCGACGGCGGCGCCCTCGATGGACATACAGGTGTCGAGCAACTTCGAGCGCCTGCTGTTCGACCTCGCGGACCGCGACGGCGCGAAGCTCACGGCGATGATGCAGGCGTTCGACGCATCGAAGGTGCTGGAGATTCCCGCCGACATGCGCGCGCGTGCGGCGGAGCGTTTCGCCAGCCACCGGGTGGACGAGGACGAGATGGCGCTCACCCTGCGCTGGGCGTCCGAAAAGGCCGGCAACGTCATCGACCCGCACACCGCGATCGGCCTTGCCGCCGCGCGCGCGGCGGACCTCGACCCCGCGGTTCCCGTGGTGACGCTGGCGACCGCGCACCCGGCGAAGTTCCGCGACGCGGTGGAGCGCGCGACCGGCGTGCGCCCGGTGCTGCCCGCGCGCGTCTCCGGCCTGTTCGACCGGGAGGAAAGCTTCACCGCGCTCCCCGGCGACTACGCCGCCGTCCGCGATTTCGTCACCGCGAGGGCAACGCCCAGATGA
- a CDS encoding DUF421 domain-containing protein, which yields MGERYPDGIEEQHVGIHRWHRSASPLSFLVLAAVILIAVSGALGGFPNPSRSADAPKARLTLEAPEIARSGMVFEMRLRVDAADAIARPVVAVSPGYWHELTINTMIPAASAEAYGNGGYRFEYAPLAAGSTLLVKVDGQINPALVGGTAGRITLFDGETPLVSLPARIAPRPHGGAPLMDIVLRASAVFVILYLLLRLLGKRELGQLTPFELLVMIVMGDLIQQGVTHNDFSLTGALLAVATFGFLALLLSWITYLFPAMERLLDGKPRVVVRGGTIIADNLRRDRVTRAELESEMRLAGIASLRDVAWAIIEPQGKISFIKAEGGAAEQQDRGDPV from the coding sequence ATGGGCGAGCGCTATCCGGACGGTATCGAGGAACAGCACGTCGGCATCCATCGCTGGCATCGCAGCGCCAGTCCGCTGTCCTTCCTCGTCCTTGCCGCCGTCATCCTGATCGCGGTTTCGGGCGCGCTCGGCGGCTTTCCGAACCCGTCGCGGAGCGCGGACGCGCCGAAGGCCCGCCTGACGCTGGAAGCCCCCGAGATCGCCCGCAGCGGCATGGTCTTCGAAATGCGCCTGCGCGTCGACGCCGCGGACGCCATCGCCCGCCCCGTCGTCGCCGTGTCCCCCGGCTACTGGCACGAGCTGACGATCAACACGATGATCCCGGCCGCGTCCGCCGAAGCCTACGGGAACGGCGGCTACCGCTTCGAGTACGCGCCGCTGGCGGCGGGGAGCACGCTTCTCGTCAAGGTGGACGGGCAGATCAACCCGGCACTCGTCGGCGGCACGGCGGGCCGCATCACGCTGTTCGACGGCGAGACGCCGCTCGTCTCGCTCCCCGCCCGCATCGCTCCCCGCCCGCATGGCGGTGCGCCCCTGATGGACATCGTGCTGCGCGCCTCGGCGGTCTTCGTCATCCTCTACCTGCTGCTGCGCCTGCTCGGGAAGCGCGAGCTCGGCCAGCTGACGCCGTTCGAGCTGCTGGTGATGATCGTGATGGGCGATCTCATCCAGCAAGGCGTCACACACAACGACTTCAGCCTCACCGGCGCGCTGCTCGCCGTCGCCACCTTCGGCTTCCTCGCGCTGCTGCTCAGCTGGATCACCTATTTGTTTCCCGCGATGGAGCGCCTGCTCGACGGCAAGCCGCGCGTCGTCGTCCGCGGCGGCACGATCATCGCCGACAACCTGCGGCGCGACCGCGTGACCCGTGCCGAGCTCGAATCCGAAATGCGCCTCGCAGGCATCGCCTCGCTGAGGGACGTGGCGTGGGCGATCATCGAGCCGCAGGGCAAGATCAGCTTCATCAAGGCCGAAGGCGGCGCTGCGGAGCAGCAGGACCGCGGCGATCCCGTCTAG
- a CDS encoding fumarylacetoacetate hydrolase family protein: MMDVPKVEVPTIAIAGRTERFPVRRIFCVGQNYADHAREMGSNPDREQPFFFSKPADAVVESGAVLPFPSLTSNLHHEVELVVALGAGGTAVPVADAEGLIFGHAVGIDLTRRDLQAEAKQKGRPWDMAKGFDRSAPVGALTPGAPPASGAITLRVDGALRQDGDLSQMIWNVAEVISKLSAYVALAPGDLVFTGTPAGVGPILPGETVLAEIAGTAPVEVRFLA; the protein is encoded by the coding sequence ATGATGGACGTGCCGAAGGTCGAGGTGCCGACGATCGCGATCGCGGGCCGCACGGAGCGCTTCCCGGTGCGGCGCATCTTCTGCGTCGGCCAGAACTATGCCGACCATGCGCGCGAGATGGGATCGAACCCGGACCGCGAGCAGCCGTTCTTCTTTTCGAAGCCCGCCGATGCGGTCGTCGAGAGCGGCGCGGTGCTGCCGTTTCCGAGCCTGACCAGCAACCTGCACCACGAGGTCGAGCTGGTCGTCGCGCTCGGCGCGGGCGGCACCGCCGTGCCGGTCGCGGATGCGGAGGGCCTGATCTTCGGCCATGCCGTCGGCATCGACCTCACCCGCCGCGACCTTCAGGCGGAGGCGAAGCAGAAGGGCCGCCCGTGGGACATGGCGAAGGGCTTCGACCGTTCCGCGCCGGTCGGCGCGCTGACGCCGGGCGCGCCGCCCGCGTCCGGCGCGATCACGCTCCGCGTGGACGGCGCGCTCCGGCAGGACGGCGACCTGTCGCAGATGATCTGGAACGTCGCCGAGGTGATTTCGAAGCTCTCCGCCTACGTGGCGCTCGCCCCCGGCGATCTCGTGTTCACGGGCACGCCCGCGGGCGTCGGTCCGATCCTGCCGGGCGAGACGGTGCTTGCCGAAATCGCGGGCACCGCGCCCGTCGAGGTCCGTTTCTTGGCCTAG
- a CDS encoding SURF1 family protein: protein MRLPLLPTLMVAAMVPVMIGLGVWQLHRANWKTDLLARLEARADMPALDRPERLTDDMEFRRIRLDVACPDQLPNGRSGKSVDGRAGFSTVLLCRAAGGDLWVETGWSDRPDGWTLMNPYWPPARPTEMTGTLVLSSGKGPRYVLVLETAPAPLLRLAPPSPETISNNHMAYAVQWFAFAATLGIIYAVYVLRLRRGK from the coding sequence ATGCGCCTGCCGCTCCTGCCGACGCTGATGGTCGCCGCGATGGTGCCGGTGATGATCGGCCTCGGCGTCTGGCAGCTGCACCGCGCGAACTGGAAAACCGATCTGCTCGCGCGGCTGGAAGCGCGCGCCGACATGCCCGCGCTCGATCGCCCGGAGCGGCTGACCGATGACATGGAATTCCGCCGCATCCGTCTCGACGTCGCTTGCCCGGATCAGCTTCCGAACGGGCGCAGCGGCAAGAGCGTCGACGGCCGCGCGGGGTTTTCCACCGTGCTGCTCTGCCGCGCGGCGGGCGGCGACCTGTGGGTGGAGACGGGCTGGTCGGACCGGCCCGACGGCTGGACGCTGATGAACCCCTACTGGCCGCCGGCGCGGCCCACGGAGATGACGGGAACGCTCGTCCTGAGCAGCGGCAAGGGCCCGCGCTACGTGCTGGTTCTCGAAACCGCCCCGGCGCCGCTGCTGCGTCTCGCGCCGCCCTCGCCCGAGACCATCTCCAACAACCACATGGCCTATGCCGTGCAGTGGTTCGCCTTTGCGGCCACGCTCGGCATCATCTATGCGGTCTACGTTCTGCGCCTGAGACGGGGGAAATGA
- a CDS encoding DUF983 domain-containing protein, whose amino-acid sequence MTSGPDGVGAVDPLRAALKGHCPRCGKGKLYRNLLEFTDRCPACGLDIAGFNVGDGPAAFLIFLLGFLVVGLAMWLEFGVHPPWWVHALLWPPILVVLTVWGLRVGKAILLALEFRNEAAEGRLSDKTDH is encoded by the coding sequence ATGACGTCCGGCCCGGACGGCGTCGGCGCTGTCGACCCGCTCCGGGCCGCGCTCAAAGGGCACTGTCCGCGCTGCGGCAAGGGCAAGCTCTACCGCAACCTCCTTGAATTCACGGATCGCTGTCCGGCGTGCGGGCTCGACATCGCGGGCTTCAACGTCGGCGACGGTCCGGCGGCGTTCCTGATCTTCCTGCTCGGTTTCCTCGTCGTCGGTCTCGCCATGTGGCTGGAGTTCGGCGTGCATCCGCCGTGGTGGGTCCACGCGCTGCTCTGGCCGCCGATCCTCGTCGTACTCACCGTCTGGGGCTTGCGGGTGGGGAAGGCGATCCTGCTCGCGCTCGAATTCCGGAACGAGGCGGCGGAGGGGCGGCTCAGCGACAAGACCGACCACTGA
- a CDS encoding cytochrome c oxidase subunit 3 gives MAGAKNHDFHILSPSPWPLIGATAALTMTAGGVGWMHEQAWGMWVFFLGFAGVLFTMYSWWSDVVHEANTGDHTPVVQLHHRYGMILFIASEVMFFVAWFWAYFDAALYPDTGEAVGGVWPPQGIEVLDPFVYPLLNTLILLLSGTTVTWAHHALIHGDREGLKKGLWLTIILGFIFSCVQAYEYSHAAFGMAGNIYGSTFYMATGFHGFHVIVGTIFLAICLIRTYKGDFTPKQHFGFEAAAWYWHFVDVVWLFLFVAIYVWGSDFGAAVVAGH, from the coding sequence ATGGCCGGTGCCAAGAACCACGATTTCCACATCCTGTCGCCGAGCCCGTGGCCGCTCATCGGCGCGACGGCCGCGCTCACCATGACGGCTGGCGGCGTCGGCTGGATGCACGAGCAGGCGTGGGGCATGTGGGTCTTCTTCCTCGGCTTCGCGGGCGTGCTGTTCACCATGTATTCGTGGTGGTCGGACGTCGTGCACGAGGCGAACACGGGCGACCACACGCCGGTCGTGCAGCTCCACCACCGCTACGGCATGATCCTGTTCATCGCGTCGGAAGTGATGTTCTTCGTCGCGTGGTTCTGGGCCTATTTCGACGCGGCGCTCTACCCGGACACGGGCGAGGCGGTCGGCGGCGTCTGGCCGCCGCAGGGGATCGAGGTGCTCGATCCGTTCGTCTATCCGCTGCTCAACACGCTGATCCTGCTGCTTTCGGGCACCACGGTCACGTGGGCGCACCACGCGCTGATCCACGGCGACCGCGAGGGGCTGAAGAAGGGCCTGTGGCTCACCATCATCCTCGGCTTCATCTTCTCGTGCGTGCAGGCGTATGAATACAGCCACGCCGCCTTCGGCATGGCGGGCAACATCTACGGCTCGACCTTCTACATGGCGACCGGCTTCCACGGCTTCCACGTCATCGTCGGCACCATCTTCCTGGCCATCTGCCTGATCCGCACCTACAAGGGCGACTTCACGCCGAAGCAGCACTTCGGCTTCGAGGCGGCGGCGTGGTACTGGCACTTCGTCGACGTCGTCTGGCTGTTCCTGTTCGTGGCGATCTACGTGTGGGGCAGCGACTTCGGCGCGGCGGTCGTCGCGGGGCATTGA